Below is a genomic region from Ruania alba.
GTTCTTGCCTCGGTGTGCTGGCGCGCGCCGAGTGTTTCTCCATTCGCCTGAACCACCTTTTACGGAAGGACACATGGCTGGCGATAGGTCAGACCGCCGTACTGGATCAGATGGGCGGGCAGCGTGGTGTCACCGCACCCCGGTGACACCCAACGAGGACGTGATCTGCTTCTGGAAGATGATGAACAACGTCACCAGCGGTGCGATCGCGATCGTGGTGGCCGCCATCACCAGCGTCCAGTTGCCCGCGTACTGGGTCTGCAGGGCAGCGGTGGCCACCGTGATCACGTTCCACTCCTGCGCCGGGGCGATGATCAGCGGCCACAGGAAGTTGTTCCACTGGGTCACCACCGTGATCAGCAGCAGCGTGGCCAGGATCGGCGTGTTCATCGGCACCATGATCTGCCAGAGCCGCCGCCACACCCCGGCACCGTCGATGGTGGCCGCATCCAGCACATCGGCGGGAGTAGAGCGGAAGTTCTCCCGGAGCAGGAAGATCGCGTAGGGGGAGCCGAACATGAACGGCAGCACCAGACCCAGAAAGGTGTTCTTCAGGTCCAGCGAGGTCATCATCGAGTACAGCGGGATGATCGTCACCACGGCCGGGATCATCAGGGTGGCCACGTACACCCAGAACAGCGTGTCCCGTCCGGGGAAGTCGAGCTGGGCGAAGGCGTAGGCGGCCAGAATCGAGCACAGCATCTGCCCAGCCACCAGCACCAGCACCACCTGGGCAGTGACGGCGATCGGCACCACGAAGTTGTACTCCTCGGAGAACAGGCTGGTGAAGTTCTCCGTCGTGATCGGATCCGGCAGGCTCACCGGCCAGGTGGTGTTGAACTGGCTCGGGGTCTTCAACGAGGTGAGCAGCGAGAACAGGAACGGACCGAGCATCAACGCGGCGCCGGCGATCAGGAAGGTGTAGGTGAGGGTGTTCGCGAGCAGCCGGGAGGCGCGCGCCGACGGCGTCCGGTCGCCTCGGGTGCGGACGGTCGCGCTGGTCATCTGCCCTCCGGTCATGACATGTCGTAGGTGATTCGGCGCCGGAAGTAGCGCTGCTGGATGAGCGTGATCGCCACGAGCACCAGGAACAACACCACGGCCATCGCGGCGGCGCGCCCCAGGCGCAGGTTCACGA
It encodes:
- a CDS encoding carbohydrate ABC transporter permease translates to MTSATVRTRGDRTPSARASRLLANTLTYTFLIAGAALMLGPFLFSLLTSLKTPSQFNTTWPVSLPDPITTENFTSLFSEEYNFVVPIAVTAQVVLVLVAGQMLCSILAAYAFAQLDFPGRDTLFWVYVATLMIPAVVTIIPLYSMMTSLDLKNTFLGLVLPFMFGSPYAIFLLRENFRSTPADVLDAATIDGAGVWRRLWQIMVPMNTPILATLLLITVVTQWNNFLWPLIIAPAQEWNVITVATAALQTQYAGNWTLVMAATTIAIAPLVTLFIIFQKQITSSLGVTGVR